The Etheostoma spectabile isolate EspeVRDwgs_2016 unplaced genomic scaffold, UIUC_Espe_1.0 scaffold00008188, whole genome shotgun sequence genomic sequence ATTAATGCTAGCTAACAAAGGGATCTAGTTACAAAATTCTAAATTATTAACCAGCACTTGGATTAGTGATCATCAAAAGCATCAGAAATGAGTCAAAAATATTCCTAGAATATAAAAACACCATGCATCAAGAAAGGTCAAAGGGATGAATACAATTTGTTAAAGTGTCCAAAAAACCattgtttaattaatttagAACAGATTTCTTCTCAGAAGTTTCCTAACTGAGCAGCTTTGTATGagttaaatgacagaaaatattCTGTATATTTACTGTTGCTACACGCcccatttccattttaattccaaGATAAAGTACTGCGTTGCCAGATCtttgttattttacagatttatttcttaagAGTGAACTTACATATGCAGCCAGCAGTCCgctggacagacagagacacacagagatcaGAAAGACTGATGTCATCTGTGGAAAGACGGTAAAGACAGTCAGCAAACTGCATGCTGGGATATAATGTCAGACAATGATCATTAATGAGCCATTCGGCACATTAAAGTATTCTGCTAGTTATAAGTGTAAATATATTGTAGATATGGTTTCTATTTGATAGATTATCTataatgtgtaaaacaaaaagtctAATTATGAAAAACTCCAAGTTTTCTTAAAATATAAGATGTCCTGTGGATTAATACAGGATTAGTTATTGGAAATAGATGAAATTGTGATAATTACCTTAGCTGAGTGGTGACGGCTGAACCGAGGAGAAGAACCAGCTGATGACTGACACTGAAAGAAGATCTTTATATAGTTTATCATAACGTCGGGGCATCTGAAATATGTAAACCTGTTTGAATCCCTAattattgtgtttttcattaaaaaggAACGAGGAAACACTTCTTCCAGTAAGAGGTACTGCAACCAacatacttgtactttactccTTTTCATGGCACTTTATGCTTGTACTCCACCTCTCATCATATGACACTTAGTTACTTTTTACGTTAAAAAATGAGTATGTAGTAGAATGAACAATACACTAATCTACCCAGTCAGTGTTGGATCCGAACCAGTTAACCAGTACGTCCCCTAGGAGGACACAGGACGATGCCATGTGCTCAGGGACAAAGAGAACGAGGCCTCCATGCAAACTCTGCAGCCTCAAGGTCACACTTCAGAGGTATAGAAACTACAGAGTGTGTAGTTCCCACCTACAAGATGATGATTTCTCTGGTTGCCGTGAGCAACTCCAGCTCAATGCCAACAACAGAGCCAGCTTTCTTTACCAGCTTGTTCAGTCGCCCAGTGTCTCCCCCTTAATGCTGCCTCCCCCCTTCATGCTGCCCCCCCTTAATGCTGCCCCCCCCTtaatgctgcccccccagcacaccacagcatTGAACAGTGGCAATGActgactggtagaacatcctgAGGATCTTACTGCAGACGCTGAATGaccgcagcctcctcaggaagtagagCCCACTCTGGCCTTTACGATACATCGCATCTGTGTTGGCTGACCTGTCCAGTTTGTTGGCTACGTGTACCCCCCCAGGTACTTATATCTGCTGACCACCTCCCCATTGACCCCTTCAATGGAGACTGGTGTTATGTGTGGTTTAGATCTCCTGAaatccaccaccacctcctggTCTTTGCGGTGTTGTGCTGCAGATGGTTGAGCCTGCACCATCGCATCTTTTGCATATCTgcacaaagtctctcctgataaTATCAGAAACCACCACTGCATCCCAATGTTTCTACACTGAATGTATTTTGACCTTGTGTCCTTATTGCTGTGAAAGTTCTGGATCACAAGACTTGTTGAATGTGTGTATATGGTATTGTATATTCCATAACCTTACCCCCCTCCAACCCACCGCGGGGACCAGTGTTGGTAGAGATTATAACAAAGGGAGCAGGCCCCAAAATGGGTGCCCTTGGTTTGAGTGTCTGTGTGGGACTACTGTGTCACCATACCTTGTGCAGTGACTATATTAGTCATTGTGATgattttggcaaaaaaacaaggaaactgaACTCACTTCATGGTTTTCCCCATGTCTGTGGAATGAGGTGTGAAGGCTCAGTAACAATGGTAaacggagagctcaacacacagggtgaaaagagggcTGCAGCAATCAGGTCAACTCTGTCTGGAGGTTGAAACTATAGGAGCAGTCAAGAGCAGTCGGACCATAGGGCAGGAACCAAAAACAATCAAACCCcccacacccgcacacacacacacacacacacaacaccacacacacacacacacacacacacgccaaagAGAGCATTGTGCATTACACAATGTCAGAAACTGGCAAGTCGGACAACCTCAAAGTACACCTAAAAGTAGTTATTGGGTTGTAGAGTCACTGACCCGTGGTGTAATCACGTTTTTGTAATGAGTAATTtaccattttaataattttgaaCTTCCAGCCTCATACTGGTCCCCCCTCACTAACAGCCAATTACACTAACATTCGGGGAGACTGGGCTGGTTTCTCCTGTTTAGTGTTAATCACCATCTAGTCTATTAACAACGTTTCATTACTGTTATTGGATGGTGCCGCCTGAAATTCTCCTGATGTCCCCTCTTTTCAGccagatgtttgttttgttttgtgttgaggctctaacctgcggctgatttctgaggactatggttgcctggtcctcagatctctgcagggtaaatccagacagctagctagactatctgtccaatctgaggactatggttacctggtcctcagactctgcagggtaaatccagacagctagctagactatctgtccaatctgaggactatggttactggtcctcagatctctgcagggtaaatccagacagctagctagacatctgtccaatctgaggactatggtacctggtcctcagatctctgcagggtaaatccagacagctagctagactatctgtccaatctgaggactatggttaccgtcctcagatctctgcaggtaaatccgacagctagctagactatctgtccaatctgaggactatggttcctggtcctcagatctctgcagggtaaatccagacagctagctagactatctgtccaatctgaggactatggttacctggtctcagatctctgcagggtaaatccagacagctagctagacatctgtccaatctgagtctctgttgacgactaaaactacttctgaatgtgcacatgttccaccaaaacaacttccttcctgagactatttagcagcggcaccgtggctccgtccggagcttagccccgcccacaatgattctgattggtttaaagaaatctgataaaccagagcaggtttccTCCCATCCAGGAAGGATGTGTGGACAAGTCAGAGGTTTTATCAAtaaacatttaacccttgttttgtcttccgtCGACCTGCAAATTTGTggttttctgggttgaaatttccaCATTTTGTGTCCTATtgtttctacacttttctcacgtttttgtcacttttttacttatttttattattatgttttgtcaattttagTAAAATTCTTGTCACCTTTTTGATTTTCTTCGGTCACTTTTTTAgcgttaaaaaaatattttttttgtggattttttctaacatttgtcacttttttcaacgttctttttgatatagaaagtttttgtaaacagtcaatttgacccgaggacaacacgagggttaagactACTATTATATCAAAAATGAAAAGCTGAGACTTATCAGTTGCAGTTTTGGTGAACAATGAACAGTAAACTAAACATGAGTAATTAGCATCATTTGTATCGTTATGTACAAGAACATCGTCTGCGACTTTTACACTTCAGGCTTTTAGACAGAAAAATAAGCAGTTTTTATTGTAATGTATTCATGTATAGTATTTGTGGTATAGTAtttattatctgtttttatggGTATGATGGCGGGTGTGAGGACTCAAATTAAaattttatggatgaaataaacttgacttgggCCAACATCTACTCACAAGTGAAGATTATAAACTGTCAAACTGTTCATTATAACATAAAATTgtcagtttttcattttaatttttcagtttttaattaaTGCCCCAAGGCAATGAGCTGGCAGAATGTTTTCTAGCAAGAGTGTAACACAGAAATCAGAAAGACTGATGTCTATGATAAAGAATTACAATAATCCAGCCGAGCAGTGATAAAAGCATCGATGacaaaagtagtgattatttacatggagtctggtggagatatgctgctctatacacactaaaagtagtgattatttacaaggagtctggtggagatatgctgctctatacatgctaaaagtagtgattatttacatggagtctggtggagatatgctgctctatacatgctaaaagtagtgattatttacatggagtctggtggagatatgctgctctatacatgctaaaagtagtgattatttacatggagtctggtggagatatgctgctctgtacacgctaaaagtagtgattatttacagagTCTGGGTGGagaatgctgctctatacacgctaaaagagtgcttatttacatggagtctggtggagatatcgctaatacatgctaaaagtagtgattatttacatggagtctgtgggatatgctgctctatacatgctaaaagtagtgattatttacatggagtctggtggagatatgctgctctgtacacgctaaaagtagtgattatttacatggagtctggtggagaatgctgctctatacatgctaaaagtagtgaatatttacatggagtctggtggagatatgctgctctatacatgctaaaagtagtgattatttacatggagtctggtggagatatgctgctctatacatgctaaaagtagtgattatttacatggagtctggtggagatatgctgctctatacatgctaaaagtagtgattatttacatggagtctggtggagatatggctctgtacacgctaaaagtagtgattatttacatggaggctggtggagatatgctgctcgatacacgctaaaagtagtgattatttacatggagtctggtggagatatgctgctctatacatgctaaaagtagtgattatttacatggagtctggtggagatatgctgctctgtacatgctaaaagtagtgattacttACACAAGGTACAaatcaattacatttaaaacaaatgagctGAAAAACATCTTCTTTTCCCAGAGCTGTAGAAactgcccccccacccctgcCTACAATGttgaaagtaactagtaactaaagtaactagtaagtaaagtaactagtaactaaagtatttagtaactaaagtaactaataactaaagaatgagtaactaaagtaactagtaactaaaggaacgagtaactaaagtaactagtaactaccTCAACACAAGGATTGAAGTACAGTagtggagtaaatgtactagtTACATTCCGACGATCTAGAAAATACCAATACCTTATTAGTGTTTCATTAATGTTTgaccgtatatatatatatatatctatatatatatatatatatagatatatattatatatatagatatatatatataatccgGGTAGAcatactaaaataaataacagaccTTACTAGACAAAGTGGAGTTGTTCCAGTATTTCTACATCTACATTTTGAAGCAGTCCTGCATTTTGTCTGTTGTGTTCATGAAGCCAGGTGTCTCATCACCTGGCAATACCTCACTGAGACCAGCTCTGGTCTTCACCCCCCCCCAGAGTAAATACTAATGATTTGCTctttagaaaaaacaacagaccaGACACTGTTTAAGACtatatgtcttttatttttctatgtgGACAAGATTTGAGATGTAGAGGCTTCATGATGGAGCGTTAGGGTTacacagatactgtatatattaatatataataaaatatatgtatattaatggacagagcaggTGTGATTTCACCCATTGGTGACAAGAGACCACAGACAAGAGGGAGGAGTGAAGGAGGAGAAAAGGAGCAGTGAGGGAGGAGTCAACAAGACCATAGTTCATAAATGATCAAAtgatcattctgtgttgcaaaagacttaaaactagcgattgagaccataacgAGACCATGCTCtgtcattaatattaatatgaatATTATATTATCATTGAAAGTCTAGGGTTGCACGCTGTCCTTGGAGCACACGAAAGAAAATATGCTGCCACAAGGCCCGTCGTACCAgcggttagagagagagagagagagagagagagagagagagagagagagagagagagagagagagacagagaagagagagagagagagagagagagagagttcatAACCAATGACTCACATTCAATGCCTAACTTTTATATTAAAGACTGCAACATACAACAGGAATGTGTTTTTACCTCCATAGTAAATCAGAAGACAGTTCTCCACTGCACCCCCGTCAGGCTGGCCCGCGTTGAAGTAGGTGAAGTCAAATTTGGATCCATCAGACCACAACCACGTACCCTCCTGGAGGAGACAGACTGgttaaagtcaaagtgaaatCTAGAGTTCTTGTTGTTGTAATACTCACTCAGACCAGAAGAGGGTCCTCCTTGTTCTCTACTACAACCTGAGAGGAGCATTCTCATCTAGAGCTCCGTATGAAATCGTATACTTATTTGCAGTTGTATCAtacaaatagttaaaaaatcatacattgtgatttctggatgtttttttaagattatgtctctcacagtggacatgcacctacgaggacaatttcagaccctccatgatttctaagtgggagaacttgcaaaatagcagcgtGTTAAATACTTATTATACTCACTGTATGTACGAATGCTTAATGAGAACAGGCTGAGAGACCagtgacatcacttcctgtgtgaTGATGACAGTCTCACCTTCACTGCGTCAAAGCCTCCGATCCAGGTATATGTGTTTGTAGTGGACACTTGGTTAATGTAGTCTCTGATAAATTTATGTTCCTCGGCTGAATGGATGGAAGCCAGATTCCCTCCAGCGGTCTGGCAGAAGGTCTAATGGAGACAACATCATCAGGTTACAACATTATTAACAGATCTTAGAGCAGTTAAACAGTCAAAGGGgacattttattacttttaatcAGTGGTATCAGTGGTGGGAGAAGTATCCAGATCCTGTACTGCTGTAAAACTATTAATACAACACAGTAAAGTAAGTTAATTTATAGTACACCGAGTAGTATGAAGCACATGAGTTAAAATAGAAGTGCTGTACCTCTGCATCGATCCAGGTCTTTGGCTGGATGTTGAAACTGAAACAGCGAGAGCCAAACTGAGTCCAATCAGGAGGACAGGGGGGGTCACCCTGTATGAacaaacacaccagaaccaATCAGACTAGTCTATATGGACAACTGTTCATTTATGGGTTTGTTCCTCTGCAGCGCTATGGAGATAGagctggcaatgcaagacttcAATTAGAGTAACCCAACGAGTTCAAGGTACTGTTCTGACCTGGGGGGGATGTTGGATTGGGATCACTGTGATCACCAaacccacccccctcccctcccaggGTCATGGCCCAATCTACCATAGAGGACACTGTTGGGAATATTTATTAGTACTGTAGAGAACAGTCATCTAAACAGAATGGCTGTTCCTGGGACAATAACACAGAGCACATAGTgatacatgcacaaacacacaaaacatacacaaacacacacagccctgtcATTTAGGGGGGGGAGGCAGGTAGACTGATTTGAAGTAGTTTGCATGGACATGATACTGTCCATATGTCTCGGTCTCATCTCATTGGCGTTCTTGAGTTCTTTTGACAGCTGAGTTCAgaggctctgattggttgtaggccAACTGAGTGCGGAAGCAGTTTTGGTTAAGacacgccccataatcacagcccagtagagcagtatcagactcacATTCTATCTACGTCTTTGGGAAGGGAGGTGTTGTCCTCGGCATTGATGGGTGGAGGGCCAGGAGGCTGGGACCAGTATGAACACCAACCAGGAAGCGCCGAAGTTTAAACCGTGGGAGCCTCCCACCCTAGGATTAAGCAATCACAATAGCTTGCACATTTCCATATATTGAGCTGTGACTTTTGAATTGCATTCTTTTGGGGGGGGCGTGGGGGGGGAAACAGAGTAACAGCAACCCGCTGACCGTGGCTTCTCAAACTGGAAGAATCCTTGGATACAAGTTtctattattatcattacagCTTTAATAAACCACCTTAAATGAGACAAGTTGTTTATCTTCTGTCCTAACTGACTAACTGGACCGTGTCGtcaacccccccctccccccaaaaaagagaATTAAATGTCTGAAATGAATTTCCTCTGTATTGCTAAAATGTTGAATCATGCTTCACTTGGCTGATGATGAGAACCAGTTGGTAAAACAGGTTCAGTCAGATTGTCTTTGCCTCCAAGTCCATTGTTAGAAAGGACACACCAGTCCctacattttaatgttaaagtcATGTATGAAGAGGTGAAAATGTGGATGATATAGAAAGTTAAGAGAACTTTGCTTCTGTCAGCTGGGTCCATTTCATCCAAtacacactaatgtaaaaatgtcagaaGGACATTTCCTCTTAGTCTCAAACAAagcttaatattttaaaaagttttaatgGGATTTGAAAGATAAATAATACCCTGAATGTATAAAGGATgtgtaacattttaaagtttgaatggaGTTTCTTGATAAATGTAGGAATGAGAAGATAGCAgttgaaaatgtatgtatttgtatacaATTTTAACACTTTCTATTCACGTGAATGTGGAAAACCTTCCTGAAATCGCTGCATGTTTCGGGAATTTTGAGAGTTATGAATATTCTGCATAGAAGCATAAAAGTCCTGATTGAGTTGAACATGTGGATGTTTGAATGAAGTTGGTTTTGAAAAACATGAAAGGAGTTAAGGTTTGAAAAAAGGAGTCCGTAATATTCATAGTGAATTTATAGAATGTATGCCTCCATATAACTTTTTAGAATCAATAGTTAGTCTTAGAAATGTCTGTAAACTAACAGTATGTCTGCATAATGTCTAAAGAATGGGATTCacagttgtttttctgtttatttacatttcagttgcattatgggacatTTAGCTGCTGCCAAAACGTTTAGGTGATATAGATTGGAGGTGAAAGCAACAATTTTGTATCTGTCTGCATTTACCATTAGGTAATTGTGTGAGacaattaacatgtttttttggatGTATAGTAGTTTAAATTGTTGTTTGTCTTGGTCAGGTGTTACATATGTGAAATGTTAATTGGAGGACACAGGGATCTAGTTACAAAACTATTGTAAATTATTAACCAGCACTTGGATTAGTGAGCATCAAAAGCATCAGAAATGAGTCAAAAATATTCCCAGCATCAAAAACACCATGCTTCAAAAAGGCTGGAAGAgttaaataacagaaatattCTGTATTTCATTAAAGTGTTAAACAAGCGTTGTTTAttaattaagaaaacatttctTGTCAGAAGTTTACTTAACTTACTTaaattttaaataactaaattaaatattctgttttttaactgtagctACACGCCcccatttccattttaattccaaGGTAAAGTACTGCGTTGCCAGATCTTTGTTATGTTCCAGATTTATTTCTTCAGAGTGAACTTACGTATGCAGCCAGCAGTCCgctggacagacagagacacacagagatcaGAAAGACTGATGTCATCTGTGGAAAGACGGTAAAGACAGTCAGCAAACTGCATGCTGGGAGATAATGTCAGACAGTGATAATTAATGAGCCATTTAGCACATTAATGTATTCTGCTAGTTATAagtgtaaatatataatatagattGGTTTCTATTTGATGGATTATCtaataatgttaaaacaaaaagtactCCAATACCCCAAGTTTTcttaaaagagaaaatgtcctctcaattaataataataatgtataatttataatacaggattaattattataaataatgtaCATGAAATTAAAAGACAGTTACCTTAGCTGAGTGGTGATGGCTGAAACAGAGGAGAAGAACCAGCTGATGACTGACACTGAAAGAAGAATCTTTATATAGTTTATTATAGCGCCGTGGCATCTGAAGTACGTAAACATATGAATTGCTGATTGAAAAGATATTATGTAGAAATGAACAAGGAAACACTTCTTCCAGTAAGAGGTACTGCAACcaacatacttttacttttcttccttttcatgccactttatGCTTGTACTCCACCTCTCATCATTTGACACTTAGTTACtttttacataataaaatgAGTATGTAGTAGTATGAATAATACACTAATCTACCCAGTGTTGGATCTGAACCAGTTGAACAGTACGTCCCCTAGGAGGACACAGGACGATGCCATGTGCTCAGCAACAAAGAGAACGAGGCCTCCATGCAAACTCTGCAGCCTCAAGGTCACACTTCAGAGTTATAAAAACTACAGAGTGTGTAGTTCCCACCTACAAGACGATGATTTCTCTGGTTGCCGTGAGCAACTCCAGCTCAATGCCAACAACAGAGCCAGCTTTCTTTACCAGCTTGTTCAGTCGCCCAGTTCTCCCCCTTAATGCTGCCTCCCCCCTTCATGCTGCCCCCCCCTAATGCTGCCCCCCTTAATGCTGCctccccagcacaccacagcatTGAACAGTGGCAATGAatgactggtagaacatcctgAGGAGCTTACTGCAGACGCTGAATGaccgcagcctcctcaggaagtagagCCACTCTGGCCTTTACGAACATCGCATCTGTATTGGCTGACCTGTCCAGTTGTTGTCTACATGTACCCCCCACGTACTTATATCTGCTGACCACCTCCACAGTGACCCCTTCAATGGAGACTGGTGTTATGGTGGTTTAGATCTCCTGAAATCCACCAGCAGCTCCTTGTTCTTTGCGGTGTTGTGCTGCAGATGGTTGAGCCTGCACCATCGcatctttgcatatctgcaacaaagtctctcctgataaTATCAGAAACCACCACTGCATCCCAATGTTTCTACACTGAATGTTATTTTGACCTTGTGTCTTATTGCTGTGAAAGTTCTGGATCACAAGACTTGTTGAAGGTTTTGAGTGTCTGTTGTGGGACTACTGTGTAACCTTTGTTCACTATGACTATATTAGTCATTGAGGTGGTTTTggcaaagaaacaagaaaactgGTTCCACTTCATGGTTTCCCATGTCTGTGGAATGAGGTGTGAAGGCTAAGTAACAATGgtaaacagagagctcaacacacagggagaTTAGAGGAGCTgcagtacaacacaaatatggtgttttttgaaaatgaaagcatGTAAACTTGTTCTGGTACAACAtctaaataaaattatgaaccttaaaatgagcagaatatggcgCTTTAAGCCATATTAGATAGAAGGGCAGTACCTCTGCATCAGGTCAACTCTGTCTGGAGGTTGAAGCTATAGAGCAGTCCAACCAGTAGGACGGGAAACCGCACCATgcatgaacaaacaaacaaaaacaatccccccccacccatacacacacgcacccacaaAAGAGAGCATTGTGCATTACATTTGTGCTCTAAGTCGGGATTTCCAAGGTCAAAGTCGGAGGACTTGGGAAGTCGGACAACCTCAGAGTACACCCAAAAGTAGTCCtagtagttttgtttttctgaagttGAGATACACTGACATGTGGTGTAGTCACGTTTTGTAATGAGTaaggagcttagccccgcccacggCAATTTTGATTGTTTAAAGAATTGctgataaaccagagcacgttgttCTCCCATCCAGAAAATGATGTTTGGACTAGTCAGAGGTTTTATCAATGCACATTTAAGACATTATTATATATCTAAATGAAAAGCTGAGACTTATCAGTTGCAGTTTTGGTGAACAATGAACAGTAAACTAAACATGAGTAATTAGCATCATTATACGA encodes the following:
- the LOC116678795 gene encoding galactose-specific lectin nattectin; this translates as MPRRYNKLYKDSSFSVSHQLVLLLCFSHHHSAKMTSVFLISVCLCLSSGLLAAYGDPPCPPDWTQFGSRCFSFNIQPKTWIDAETFCQTAGGNLASIHSAEEHKFIRDYINQVSTTNTYTWIGGFDAVKEGTWLWSDGSKFDFTYFNAGQPDGGAVENCLLIYYGVTAGTTGLVAAYFLSCAPRTACNPRLSMII